From the Platichthys flesus chromosome 6, fPlaFle2.1, whole genome shotgun sequence genome, one window contains:
- the cnot1 gene encoding CCR4-NOT transcription complex subunit 1 isoform X2 translates to MNLDSLSLALSQISYLVDNLIKKNYRASQQEIQHIVNRHGPEADRHLLRCLFSHVDFSGDGKSSGKDFHQFLIQECVSLISKPNFISTLCYAIDNPLHYQKSLKPSAHLFTQLSKVLKLSKVQEVIFGLALLNSSNTDLRGFAALFVKQKLPDLLRSYVDADLGGNQEGGFQDIAIEVLHLLLSHLLFGQKGASGVGQEQIDAFLKTLCRDFPQERCPVVLAPLLYPEKRDILMDRILPDSGELAKTMMESSLSEFMQEVGYGFCASVDECRNIILQYGVREVTASQVARVLGMMARTHSGLTDGIPLQSISAPGSGIWSDGKDKNDGSQAHTWNVEVLIDVVKEVNPSLNFKEVTYELDHAGFSIRDSKGLQIVVYGIQRGLGIEVFPVDLIYRPWKHAEGQLSFIQHSLMSPEVFCFADYPCHNVATDILKAPPEDDNREIATWKSLDLVESLLRLSEVGQYEQVKQLFSFPIKLCPDMLVLALLQISTSWHTLRHELISTLMPIFLGNHPNSAIILHYAWHGQGQSPSIRQLIMHSMAEWYMRGEQYDQAKLSRILDVAQDLKSLSMLLNGTPFAFVIDLAALASRREYLKLDKWLTDKIREHGEPFIQACVTFLKRRCPSIMGGLAPDKDQPKSAQLPPETLATMLACLQSCAGSVSQELSETILTMVANCSNVMNKARQPPPGVMPKGRAPSTSSLDAISPVQVSLSMDPLSAMGSLNLGSTATSHTQSMQGFPTSLSSAFSNPQSPAKAFPPLSNPNPSTPFGGIGSLSSQLPGMDSGPLSTGISSSIGASLGMPTVSTDPFGTRKMSTPGLNPPTFQQTDLSQVWPEANQHFSKEIDDEANSYFQRIYNHPPHPTMSVDEVLEMLQRFKDSNIKREREVFNCMLRNLFEEYRFFPQYPDKELHITACLFGGIIEKGLVTYMALGLALRYVLEALRKPYGSKMYYFGIAALDRFKNRLKDYPQYCQHLASIAHFLQFPHHLQECVQYIEYGQQSRDPPVKMQGSITTPGSLALAQVQSQSQQPGGPKAPQPGPPSTLVTPTTTTTTAAKTTTITRPTPGTFKKDVPPSINTTNIDTLLVATDQNERIVEPPENVQEKIAFIFNNLSQSNMTQKVEELKETVKDEFMPWVSQYLVMKRVSIEPNFHSLYSNFLDTLKNPEFVKMVLNETYRNIKVLLTSDKAAANFSDRSLLKNLGHWLGMITLAKNKPILYTDLEVKSLLLEAYLKGQQELLYVVPFVAKVLESSLRSMVFRPQNPWTMAIMNVLAELHQEHDLKLNLKFEIEVLCKNLSLDINDLKPGTLLKDKDKLKCLEEQLSAPKKEVKPPEELLPVSTTVFMPTGDFVPFAAPPSTPAATTPACTTTGPPTPQFSYHDINVYALAGLAPHININVNIPLLQAHPQLKQCVRQSVERAVQELVHPVVDRSIKIAMTTCEQIIRKDFALDSEESRMRVAAHHMMRNLTAGMAMITCREPLLMSIATNLKNSFAAALRAPTPQQREMMEEAAARIAQDNCELACCFIQKTAVEKAGPEMDKRLATEFELRKHARQEGRRYCDPVVLTYQAERMPEQIRLKVGGVDPKQLAVYEEFARNVPGFLPSNDLSQPTGFLAQPMKQQAWATDDVAQIYDKCMADLEQHLHAIPPALAMNPLTQSLRSLLEAVALARNSRDGIAALGLLQKAVEGLLDATSGADADLLLRYRECHLLVLKALQDGRAYGPQWCNKQITRCLIECRDEYKYNVEAVELLIRNHLVNMQQYDLHLAQSMENGLHYMAVAFAMQLVKLLLVDERSVSHVTEADLFHTIETLMRTCAHSRANAPEGLPQLMDVVRSNYEAMIDRAHGGPNFMMHSGISQASEYDDPPGLREKAEYLLREWVNLYHSAAAGRDSTKAFSAFVGQMHGQGILKTDDLITRFFRLCTEMCVEISYRAQAEQQHNPAASAAIIRAKCYHNLDAFVRLIALLVKHSGEATNTVTKINLLNKVLGIVVGVLIQDHDVRQTEFQQLPYHRIFIMLLLELNAPEHVLETINFQTLTAFCNTFHILRPTKAPGFVYAWLELISHRIFIARMLAHTPQQKGWPMYAQLLIDLFKYLAPFLRNVELNKPMQILYKGTLRVLLVLLHDFPEFLCDYHYGFCDVIPPNCIQLRNLILSAFPRNMRLPDPFTPNLKVDMLSEINIAPRILTNFTGVMPSQFKKDLDSYLKTRSPVTFLSELRSNLQVSNEPGNRYNIQLINALVLYVGTQAIAHIHNKGSTPSMSTITHSAHMDIFQNLAVDLDTEGRYLFLNAIANQLRYPNSHTHYFSCTMLYLFAEANTEAIQEQITRVLLERLIVNRPHPWGLLITFIELIKNPAFKFWSHDFVHCAPEIEKLFQSVAQCCMGQKQAQQVMEGTGAS, encoded by the exons ATGAATCTTGATTCGCTCTCGCTGGCTTTGTCTCAGATCAGCTATCTGGTGGAcaatttaataaagaaaaactacCGAGCCAGCCAGCAAGAAATACAACAT ATTGTGAATCGTCACGGTCCCGAGGCAGACAGGCATCTACTACGCTGTCTCTTCTCTCATGTGGATTTCAGTGGCGATGGTAAAAGCAGTGGCAAGGACTTTCACCAG TTTCTGATCCAGGAGTGTGTGTCGCTGATATCGAAGCCAAACTTTATCTCAACTCTGTGTTACGCCATTGACAATCCCCTACACTACCAGAAG AGTTTGAAGCCATCGGCCCATTTATTCACTCAACTGAGTAAAGTTCTTAAGCTCAGCAAGGTCCAAGAG GTTATATTTGGACTTGCTCTGCTCAATTCCAGTAACACAGACCTTCGCGGCTTTG cTGCACTGTTCGTCAAGCAGAAACTTCCAGATCTCCTGCGGTCATACGTGGACGCTGATCTCGGAGGAAACCAGGAAGGTGGCTTTCAAGACATTGCCATAGAGGTCTTGCACCTACTACTCTCCCATCTTCTGTTTGGCCAGAAGGGAGCCAGTGGGGTAGGGCAAGAGCAGATTGACGCCTTCCTCAAGACACTTTGCCGAG ATTTTCCCCAGGAGCGCTGCCCTGTGGTGCTCGCACCACTGCTGTACCCTGAAAAACGGGACATTCTCATGGACAGGATCCTACCAGACTCGGGGGAGTTGGCTAAGACCATGATGGAGAGTTCTCTCTCAGAGTTCATGCAAGAAGTTGGCTATGGCTTCTGTGCAAG TGTGGATGAGTGCAGAAATATAATCCTCCAATATGGGGTGAGAGAGGTGACGGCCAGCCAGGTAGCCAGGGTCCTAGGCATGATGGCACGCACCCACTCTGGTCTAACTGATGGTATCCCCCTACAG TCCATCTCTGCTCCAGGTAGTGGTATCTGGAGTGATGGTAAGGATAAGAACGACGGCTCTCAGGCCCACACATGGAATGTCGAGGTTCTCATCGACGTTGTCAAAGAAGTT AATCCCAGCCTTAACTTCAAAGAGGTGACGTACGAACTGGACCACGCAGGTTTTTCCATCCGTGACAGTAAAGGCCTGCAAATTGTGGTGTACGGCATTCAGAGGGGATTGGGCATTGAGGTGTTCCCTGTCGATCTCATCTATCGGCCATGGAAACACGCAGAGGGACAG cTGTCGTTCATTCAACACTCCTTGATGagtccagaagtgttttgttttgccgACTACCCCTGTCACAATGTGGCCACTGACATCCTGAAGGCGCCACCAGAGGATGACAACCGGGAGATTGCCACATG GAAAAGTCTGGACCTGGTTGAGAGCCTGCTCAGGCTGTCTGAGGTTGGCCAGTACGAGCAGGTGAAGCAGCTGTTCAGCTTCCCAATCAAACTCTGCCCCGACATGTTGGTGTTGGCATTACTGCAGATCTCCACCTCCTGGCACACACTGCGCCATGAGCTCATCTCGACCCTAATGCCCATCTTTCTGGGCAACCACCCCAACTCTGCCATTATTCTGCACTACGCCTGGCATGGACAG GGACAGTCTCCATCCATCCGTCAGTTAATAATGCATTCGATGGCAGAGTGGTACATGAGAGGGGAACAGTATGACCAAGCCAAGCTGTCTCGCATCCTGGACGTGGCCCAGGACTTGAAG tcTCTATCGATGCTGCTGAATGGTACTCCATTTGCCTTTGTTATTGACCTCGCTGCTCTCGCCTCGCGCCGTGAATACCTCAAACTTGATAAATGGCTGACTGACAAAATCAGAGAGCATGGA GAACCGTTTATCCAGGCGTGTGTGACATTCCTAAAGAGGCGCTGCCCATCCATTATGGGGGGTCTGGCCCCTGATAAGGACCAGCCCAAAAGTGCCCAGCTTCCGCCTGAGACCTTAGCAACAATGCTGGCCTGCCTGCAGTCCTGTGCTGG GAGCGTGTCCCAGGAGTTGTCGGAGACTATCCTCACGATGGTCGCCAACTGCAGCAATGTGATGAATAAAGCTCGGCAGCCACCACCAGGGGTAATGCCCAAGGGACGTGCCCCCAGCACCAGCAGCCTGGATGCCATCTCACCTGTACAGGTATCTTTAAGT ATGGACCCTCTGTCTGCCATGGGTTCCTTGAACTTAGGGAGCACAGCCacctcacacactcagagcaTGCAAGGTTTCCCCACCTCACTGAGTTCAGCTTTTAGTAATCCCCAGTCCCCAGCTAAGGCCTTCCCCCCACTGTCCAACCCCAACCCCAGCACACCATTTGGGGGAATTGGCAGTCTGTCCTCACAGCTCCCTGGTATGGACTCTG GTCCCTTGAGCACAGGTATCAGCTCTAGCATTGGCGCTAGCCTGGGGATGCCAACTGTAAGCACTGACCCGTTTGGCACCAGGAAGATGAGCACACCAGGCCTGAATCCACCTACCTTTCAGCAGA CTGACCTTTCTCAGGTGTGGCCCGAGGCAAACCAGCACTTTAGCAAAGAGATAGACGATGAGGCAAACAGTTACTTCCAGCGCATCTACAACCACCCACCTCACCCGACCATGTCCGTGGATGAA GTACTCGAGATGCTGCAGAGGTTCAAGGATTCAAACATCAAGCGGGAGCGAGAGGTCTTCAACTGCATGCTTCGGAACTTGTTTGAGGAATACCGGTTCTTCCCCCAGTACCCAGACAAGGAGCTGCACATCACTGCCTGCCTTTTTGGTGGAATTATCGAGAAGGGTCTTGTCACCTACATGGCCCTTGGCTTAGCCCTCCGATATGTCCTTGAAGCCTTAAGAAAACCCTATGGATCCAAAATGTATTACTTTGGAATAGCTGCCCTAGATAGGTTCAAAAACAG ACTAAAGGACTATCCTCAGTATTGTCAACACTTGGCTTCAATTGCCCACTTCTTGCAGTTTCCCCACCATTTACAAGA GTGTGTGCAGTATATCGAGTATGGCCAACAGTCACGGGACCCTCCGGTGAAGATGCAAGGCTCCATCACCACACCTGGAAGTCTGGCCCTGGCACAAGTTCAGTCCCAATCGCAGCAGCCTGGCGGCCCCAAAGCCCCACAACCAGGTCCGCCCAGCACCCTCGTCACCCCCACCACGACTacaaccacagcagcaaagaCCACCACCATAACAAGACCAACGCCCGGCACCTTCAAGAAGGATGTACCG CCCTCCATAAACACTACCAACATTGACACACTGCTGGTGGCGACTGACCAAAATGAAAGGATTGTAGAgcctccagagaatgtccaggAGAAGATTGCTTTTATCTTCAACAACCTGTCCCAGTCCAACATGACACAGAAG GTGGAGGAGTTGAAAGAGACTGTGAAGGATGAGTTTATGCCCTGGGTGTCTCAGTACCTCGTGATGAAGCGTGTCAGCATTGAGCCCAACTTCCACAGTCTGTACTCCAACTTTCTGGACACGCTCAAGAACCCAGAGTTTGTCAAGATGGTCCTCAATGAGACTTACAGGAACATCAAG GTGCTCTTGACCTCAGACAAGGCAGCTGCCAATTTCTCTGATCGCTCGCTGCTGAAGAATCTGGGCCACTGGTTGGGGATGATAACACTGGCTAAGAACAAGCCCATCCTCTATACA GATCTGGAAGTCAAGTCTCTGCTACTAGAAGCCTACTTGAAAGGCCAGCAGGAATTACTCTATGTGGTTCCCTTTGTGGCCAAGGTTTTGGAATCTAGTCTGCGGAGCATG GTTTTCAGGCCCCAGAATCCCTGGACTATGGCCATCATGAATGTCCTTGCTGAGCTTCATCAGGAACATGACCTCAAG CTTAACTTAAAGTTTGAAATTGAAGTTCTTTGTAAGAACTTGTCCCTGGACATAAATGACCTGAAGCCTGGAACCCTCCTGAAGGACAAGGACAAGCTGAAGTGTCTAGAGGAGCAACTTTCTGCACCAAAGAAGGAGGTCAAACCCCCGGAGGAGCTGCTACCAGTCTCTACCACAG TCTTTATGCCAACAGGGGACTTTGTCCCATTCGCAGCTCCTCCCTCAACCCCAGCGGCCACCACCCCCGCCTGCACAACCACTGGGCCCCCAACCCCACAGttcagttaccatgacatcaatGTGTACGCCTTGGCTGGCCTGGCTCCACACATCAATATAAATGTCAAT ATCCCGCTGCTACAGGCCCATCCTCAGTTGAAGCAGTGTGTACGGCAATCAGTGGAGCGAGCCGTCCAGGAGCTAGTGCATCCTGTGGTTGATCGCTCTATTAAAATTGCTATGACAACCTGTGAGCAGATCATCAGGAAGGACTTTGCCCTGGATTCAGAGGAGTCCCGCATGCGCGTCGCTGCCCATCATATGATGAGAAACCTGACCGCTGGCATGGCCATGATCACCTGCCGCGAGCCGCTGCTCATGAGCATCGCCACCAACCTGAAGAACAGttttgctgctgctctcagg GCACCAACCCCACAACAAAGGGAAATGATGGAAGAGGCTGCTGCTCGGATCGCTCAGGACAACTGTGAATTAGCTTGTTGTTTCATTCAGAAAACGGCTGTGGAGAAGGCTGGTCCTGAGATGGACAAGAGACTGGCCACG GAGTTTGAGCTGAGGAAGCACGCACGCCAGGAGGGACGGCGTTATTGTGATCCTGTTGTCTTGACTTATCAAGCAGAACGTATGCCCGAGCAGATAAGACTCAAG GTGGGAGGAGTGGACCCGAAACAACTGGCTGTGTATGAGGAGTTTGCCAGAAATGTTCCCGGTTTCCTCCCCAGTAATGATCTCTCTCAACCCACTGGCTTCCTGGCTCAGCCCATGAAG caacaGGCATGGGCCACAGACGATGTGGCTCAGATCTACGATAAGTGCATGGCAGACTTAGAGCAACATCTTCATGCTATCCCTCCCGCCCTCGCCATGAACCCCTTGACCCAGTCCCTGCGCAGCCTGCTGGAGGCAGTGGCTTTGGCACGGAACTCCAGGGACGGCATCGCCGCACTAGGCCTCCTGCAGAAG GCTGTTGAAGGTCTTCTCGATGCCACTAGTGGGGCTGATGCCGACTTGCTGCTCCGCTACAGAGAGTGCCACCTGCTGGTGCTCAAAGCCCTGCAGGACGGACGTGCCTATGGACCACAGTGGTGCAATAAGCAGATCACCAG GTGTCTGATAGAATGCCGTGATGAGTATAAATACAATGTAGAAGCTGTTGAGCTTCTGATCAGGAACCATCTTGTGAATATGCAGCAGTATGACTTACACCTGGCACAG TCAATGGAAAATGGATTGCACTACATGGCAGTTGCGTTCGCCATGCAGTTAGTGAAGCTGCTGCTCGTGGATGAACGCAGCGTCAGCCATGTCACAGAGGCCGACCTCTTCCACACCATTGAGACTCTGATGAGGACTTGTGCACACTCCAGAGCCAACGCACCTGAGGG TCTTCCCCAGCTCATGGATGTTGTTCGCTCCAACTACGAAGCCATGATTGACCGGGCCCACGGTGGACCCAACTTTATGATGCACTCTGGGATTTCACAGGCTTCAGAATACGACGATCCCCCAGGCCTGAGGGAGAAGGCGGAGTACCTGTTGAGGGAATGGGTGAACCTGTAtcactcagctgctgctggcagGGACAGTACCAAAGCATTCTCTGCCTTTGTTGGCCAG ATGCACGGACAGGGAATCTTAAAGACCGATGACCTGATCACAAGGTTCTTCCGGCTGTGCACAGAGATGTGTGTGGAGATCAGCTATCGGGCACaagctgagcagcagcacaaccCAGCAGCCAGCGCAGCCATCATCCGAGCCAAGTGCTACCACAACCTGGATGCCTTTGTGAGGCTGATAGCCCTGCTGGTCAAGCACTCTGGAGAGGCCACCAACACAGTGACAAAGATCAACCTCCTCAACAAG GTGCTGGGTATCGTTGTTGGGGTGTTGATTCAGGACCATGATGTCCGTCAGACAGAATTCCAACAGCTGCCATACCACCGCATTTTCATCATGCTGCTGTTGGAGCTCAATGCTCCTGAACACGTCCTTGAGACCATCAACTTCCAGACACTCACTGCCTTCTG CAATACCTTCCACATCCTGAGACCCACCAAGGCACCTGGCTTCGTGTACGCCTGGCTGGAACTCATCTCCCATCGCATCTTCATTGCCAGAATGCTCGCGCACACACCACAGCAGAAG GGTTGGCCCATGTATGCACAGCTGCTGATTGATCTCTTCAAGTACCTGGCACCTTTCCTGAGGAATGTAGAACTCAACAAACCTATGCAAATCCTCTACAAG GGTACACTGCGAGTGCTCCTGGTCCTGCTGCACGACTTCCCAGAGTTCCTGTGTGACTATCACTACGGCTTCTGTGACGTTATTCCCCCGAACTGCATCCAGCTCCGCAACCTCATCCTCAGTGCCTTCCCACGCAACATGAGGCTCCCGGACCCCTTCACGCCCAATCTCAAG GTGGACATGCTGAGTGAGATCAACATCGCTCCCCGTATCCTCACCAACTTCACGGGTGTCATGCCCTCCCAGTTCAAGAAGGACCTGGACTCGTATCTGAAGACCCGATCACCAGTCACTTTCCTCTCAGAGCTGCGCAGCAACCTGCAG gtgTCCAATGAGCCGGGAAATCGCTACAACATCCAGCTGATCAATGCCCTGGTGCTGTACGTAGGCACACAGGCCATCGCTCACATCCACAACAAGGGCAGCACGCCCTCCATGAGCACCATCACTCACTCTGCACACATGGACATCTTCCAGAACCTGGCCGTGGACCTGGACACTGAGG GGCGTTACCTGTTCCTGAACGCGATCGCAAATCAGCTGCGTTACCCCAACAGTCACACCCACTACTTCAGCTGCACCATGCTCTACCTGTTTGCTGAAGCCAACACAGAGGCCATCCAAGAGCAGATCACCAG GGTTCTGCTGGAGAGGCTGATCGTGAACAGGCCTCACCCCTGGGGTCTCCTCATCACCTTCATCGAGCTGATCAAGAATCCTGCCTTCAAGTTCTGGAGCCACGACTTTGTGCACTGTGCCCCTGAGATTGAAAA GCTGTTCCAGTCCGTGGCCCAGTGCTGCATGGGACAGAAGCAGGCCCAGCAGGTGATGGAAGGTACCGGTGCCAGCTAG